The nucleotide sequence acactctcaaagtCACGAGTGCGATGccagtcttttaagaattggtacgctcttttcttgaaggaccctaagtcgatttGTCGTTCAAGCAAATTTATGTCTTATTAATCTCGTTACTTTTCACTACGTTTGTGTTTTCTATATAGTTACGTCAAAATTAAGCTTTCAGAattcgttatttaaatatgcttACGTAAATGCAAGCATGatcgtttataaataattaattggatTTATGTGCACGAGAGATTGGTTGTCAATGCAACTCATTCTAATTCCATACATCACCCCTCCTGCAGTTACTAGACGCATTTATATGGGTTCTGgacattacaataattattatctatgacTAGAATTCAAAGTATATGGATTAGTTGCAATAcctagttatttttttatgtatttgcaatagttatattaataagtttttaagtatgttttggatacataactttaaaaaattaaaataaattccagATGTGTAGGAATCCTGAAAAATATGGGGTAACAAAACGAACATTTTAAGCTGTTCATACTTCAACAACTAAAATTAGACTGTTTCTTCCAAAATCTATTTCCGCTCTGGTGAAGACAGATTAGGgctttagttaaattaattacattgaaTTTTAAGGATATATCGACTTACTTTTTCTCAGCCCTATCTTTAACGCAACGTAACCTTCTATTTATTCATTCTAAATGTCAGAAGGCGATCGAATAATGACTCAGCATTGttgcgatattttattaaatgttaaccGGCCGCGAATTCCTCAGGTGTAGGCATATGAGAGCGAACCCTATCGCACCTGTCCTGATCAATGCTAAGACTCTTCCGTTTACATGCGATGTCCTTTTCTAGTTCTCCTCTATATTTCATGAGTTCTGAACGCACTGTTTGAGCCTGACGAATTTTATCCTGCAGGGACTCTGATGtttccttaataaatttagCTTCAGCCATTAAAGCATACTGCGCCTCGTCCCTGCAATTTTCAACATTCAGCCGCTCATAATTCCTGGCGAATAACCTAGTCATAACACACTTGTTCCTCTCATCCACTTTTCTTAAtgaatcttttaaataaataatgaggtTTTCAATATCTGCAATCTTCTGTAGATTTTCCTTCAGGTTTTCTTGTAATTTTTCACAAAGCTCTTCGGTTGCAGCAACAGTTTCTGCTAAAGCCGCGTTTGTTCTGTCGGCCTGTAGCTTCATATCTCGACTGcccattttaatattagtcaTGAGATCTCCTCGCAAATCGACAGACATTTTTCTGACGTCTTCACAGTTCCTTATACTTTCTGCACAGTAATGTTCCCAGTATTCCAAAGTGGTTGCATTTTCAGGCCATCGCGCTACGCCAGGATGCCACAGTACTAAATTTGAATCTGGGGTGAGCGACAAATTCTTTCGGTCGACTTGCAAACTAGACATTTTGTCGCCCCAATCGAACTCAATTGATGATTTCGCCGCTTTATTTCTCTCCATCTGTTTCTCAACTTTAGCCAAAGTATTTAGAAACACTCTTCTCACCTCTCCTACGATAGCTACTTCTTTAATCAACTCTTGTTCAGCTTCATCTCTAACTAAATCAGGTTCATATCTTCCAGTTCTTAATTCCAAGCATTCTCTGGAAATCGCTTCTGGCATCATCAATATTCTGCATGCTCCCTTCAATTTAGCCCGATCTTCATCTAAAGTATCTATTTCATCAGTAATTGCATTAAGCGCTTTTTCTACCTCCTTTTTCCAATGAGATAGAACTTTCACGCGTTTATcaagtttattattagaatcattcaatttattatcCATGTTAATAAATGCATCATGTATATCTTGCTTGGTCTGTTTCTCAACTGCTTTTGCTTTATCTGTGGCTCGAGGCGTAAGAgtatattcatttgtttttctccaTTCACCCGTAGAATACCTCGTTATAGAATATTTGTCAACGACGGGCCGCACACCTGTGGACCCTGCTTGGGGTGTCCAATCAATGTGGCCAGCAGCCCAGGGAGCAATTGGACCCATACCTAATATATCCCCACTTGTACTATCAGTAGGTTGAGGTAAATATCTCGGTGGTGCTCCAGGAGGATATACTTTGGTTTCCGGGGGTTTAATCATACCAGGGACATAAGGCGCAGCATTAGTTAGTTGCCCACCCCTCGATTCTCCAGCTTCCTTGTACACTTTTTTCTCTTCACCTTTATTCATTGTAGGGCAGATTTGTGGGCAAGTTTTAGAAGGATTCGCCATTTTaacaagaattttaaaatatttataaaaacattaaaattaccattaaaattagttaaaagtaACAGACGACTCAACTGTCATCTGATTAATACATTCTCTGACAAgacatatttttcatttcctcttcaaaataaataaaaaggtttttctttaaattatatcgaATATAGTGTTGTTGATaagagtaaatattattttttcccttACCCTTATAATCGTTAAATATccaataatttgaatttctttcattattatatattttctacattatttctttgcaagtttttaatacaatccCACAGCGGTATCTAAGTAATGGTGTTAGCAAATTATACGTTAAAGAAAGGTCaatctttgttttaagttCCCAGGTACGTGGGATTTCGTTAATGATGTATTGTTTTTGCGGCAACATAATATTTAGCGTGAAGATTCCAAGGACTAGCGGGTGTAAAACTGTTACAATTTATCTGATCTTTAATGGATCCAGAAGCAAGAGATAAGcaaaagattatattatgtcatacaaaacaataatttcgaATTCTATTTAGGACGTATTATTATCATCATTTGTAACTGTATATGTGCATTATAAAGGGTATAAACAAGTATAGGGGCACTATATAAACTATCCATCCGATTACTAAACCCTTACTATGGGGCCAATTTGctaaaattcttttttcttcttctactacttctttttaatttgaccAAATTGGTAGGAGCATCTGATTTTGATAATATGACGCGGATTACATCATTACAACATCTAAAGTATAAAATCAGTTGAATCATCTTAAAATTCCATTTGCATCAACACTTACGTAAATGTTACTTTGAAAATACAAAAGAGTGAAAGGCTGCAATTAGATTTcacataaataacttaatgatTGCTATTTAACAAGCCCTAATGTTATGAACGAATCGCGATAAACTTTAgtcattgttatataaaagagCATCTTACATCTTCACTTACGACCAGTATTTAAATTGCAGGAagtggaaataaaaattacaccaTATCAAATAAAACGTTTCAAATTACATGTAATTTCAGCATAATTACCGCTTTAATTTGGTAAAATAGACAACATAGCATATATTTTACGATCCATAATGTtcagattttgaatttgaataggattacgttataattttttattaacatgtatttttaatatccagCCAATTCTGAGGCAGATGGATAATGTGATCTTATAATTCCAATTCTATCTCTGTCAATGTtcaaagtttttcttttagaCGCAATTTCTCTTTCTAAAACGATCCGTTTATTCATCAAATCTCTCCTGACTCTCTCTGCGTTCCTCAATTGACCCAGAAGTGACGTAACCGTCTCGTGAATCTTTTTGACTTCTTCTATTAAGCCCAAGTGTGGTTGGTCCCTAACATTCTCTCCATGTGGTCTCCAGTTATTTCTGTTATCTAGACGTGTTTGAGCTAATTTCATAGCTGCATCCATTTTCCTAACCGATTCATGTAAAGTGTCAATTAAACATTCCGTATCTGCTAATCTCTGTAGCGTAGAGAGTAATGTTTCTTCTAATTTAGTACACAGTTCCTGAGTTATGGCTACAGTTTCAGCTATAGAAATGTCTGTCTTATCTGCCTGGGTACGAAGCTTTCTACCACCATTCACGAGGATAGCATTAAGACTTCCACGAAGATCTGCTGACTTTTGTCTTGCAGCTTCACAGCTTTGTACGTTTTCTCTGCAAAAGAATTCCCAATATTCTAAGGGTGCAGTAAAGTCGCCAAACCGAGTAGCTCCAGGTCTGAACAAAATCGTATTGGATTTAGGATTAAggcttaaattaattgtttcagtATTATAAGCCATAGTTTTATCACACCAATCGAATTCGATTCTGTGTTTAGCAGCCTTATTGACGGCTAATTGTtcattgatttgatttaatgtgtttttaagTGTGGCTCTTACCTCACTTACTAAGTTCATTTCTTTGATTAATTCTTGTTCAGCTGCATCAGCAACCAGATCTGGTTCAAATCTGTTTGAACGAAGATCTAAGCATTCTTTAGATATTGATTCAGGCAACATTAAAACTCTTGAAGCCCCCTTTAAGCGCTGTCGTTCTATTTCCAACATTTCCACTTCTTCTGTTATAGCTTTACATGCTCGTTCAACTTCAACTTTCCATCTAAATATATCCCGCGCTTTCTGCTTCAATCGTTTGCAGTTTTCGCTTTGTTGTTTATCGATATTGCCAAATGCCTGCATCATAGAAGTTTTGGCATTATATTCAACAATGTTTGATTCAGTTATAATTTCAGGATCAAGGACTGTATCATTGTGTTTCCGCCATTCACTCAGGGAATATCTGCTGATGCTGTATTTGTTGACGCCAGGTCTTGTACCAGTCATTCCACCAAGAGGCGTCCAGTCTACTTTACCATCAGCCCCAGGTTTAAGATTGGGTAGATATTCATCTCCAGAAGGTGGAGGTCTTATTTCCTCCACTGGATTTTGAGGAGATGAACTAACCGTTTGTTCGACTTTAGGTTCAATATCAGCTTTTTTTTGTTCAGAGATTTTAACTTCCTCCAATACCTGTTCAGGTGATTTTTCAGCTTTTTTGAAAGCTCCAATATCATTACATACTTTTGGGCATCTATCGTCTTCAGGAAAAGTTGTTAATGTggtcattttatatttttatataataaaaagaattcaaaataatataattacaacgTCAAACATAGATTGTAATTTTCATATGGATTTGACACATCTTAAACCGGAcgtgttttgatttttaaagcaaatagattttatacaGTTACTGTAATACCTCCCGAAGCTAGCTAAAATAACAACACAATCAATAAATGAACATTTTAAGTATAGGCAGACATTGAATATTGTTCTCACTAATTgcttatatttgattaaa is from Pieris rapae chromosome 7, ilPieRapa1.1, whole genome shotgun sequence and encodes:
- the LOC110993795 gene encoding tektin-4-like; this translates as MTTLTTFPEDDRCPKVCNDIGAFKKAEKSPEQVLEEVKISEQKKADIEPKVEQTVSSSPQNPVEEIRPPPSGDEYLPNLKPGADGKVDWTPLGGMTGTRPGVNKYSISRYSLSEWRKHNDTVLDPEIITESNIVEYNAKTSMMQAFGNIDKQQSENCKRLKQKARDIFRWKVEVERACKAITEEVEMLEIERQRLKGASRVLMLPESISKECLDLRSNRFEPDLVADAAEQELIKEMNLVSEVRATLKNTLNQINEQLAVNKAAKHRIEFDWCDKTMAYNTETINLSLNPKSNTILFRPGATRFGDFTAPLEYWEFFCRENVQSCEAARQKSADLRGSLNAILVNGGRKLRTQADKTDISIAETVAITQELCTKLEETLLSTLQRLADTECLIDTLHESVRKMDAAMKLAQTRLDNRNNWRPHGENVRDQPHLGLIEEVKKIHETVTSLLGQLRNAERVRRDLMNKRIVLEREIASKRKTLNIDRDRIGIIRSHYPSASELAGY
- the LOC110993794 gene encoding tektin-4-like, with product MANPSKTCPQICPTMNKGEEKKVYKEAGESRGGQLTNAAPYVPGMIKPPETKVYPPGAPPRYLPQPTDSTSGDILGMGPIAPWAAGHIDWTPQAGSTGVRPVVDKYSITRYSTGEWRKTNEYTLTPRATDKAKAVEKQTKQDIHDAFINMDNKLNDSNNKLDKRVKVLSHWKKEVEKALNAITDEIDTLDEDRAKLKGACRILMMPEAISRECLELRTGRYEPDLVRDEAEQELIKEVAIVGEVRRVFLNTLAKVEKQMERNKAAKSSIEFDWGDKMSSLQVDRKNLSLTPDSNLVLWHPGVARWPENATTLEYWEHYCAESIRNCEDVRKMSVDLRGDLMTNIKMGSRDMKLQADRTNAALAETVAATEELCEKLQENLKENLQKIADIENLIIYLKDSLRKVDERNKCVMTRLFARNYERLNVENCRDEAQYALMAEAKFIKETSESLQDKIRQAQTVRSELMKYRGELEKDIACKRKSLSIDQDRCDRVRSHMPTPEEFAAG